From a single Anaerolineales bacterium genomic region:
- a CDS encoding tyrosine-type recombinase/integrase, whose product MVFKKNVQLMKKYLDYRLHVDQITKGSAGREAAHMRHVIHWAGDTSFKKAADIRPTFPEYLQSNTISERKKELSPVYIKKALATARNFFTWLSENEAGYKHIKQAWIKKIKVRRLAEIPRTTEYVTLDEILTIARRPCASARTRRARAGLVFLFLSGMRIGAFISLPLRAVDIPNRTIYQYPSLGVRTKNNKHGKTFLLDIPELLQVVQEWDNEIRAILPPDGFWFAHLSPQTGEIDPSITEAGNHRFNLARRDFQKWLDREGLPYHSPHKFRHGHIHYGMGHARTAADMKAVSLNVMHSDIKTTDQFYSSFDGEELKQRVTALNKNGGNEDKQNIIKALEDALRQLKDA is encoded by the coding sequence ATGGTTTTTAAGAAAAACGTCCAGCTTATGAAAAAATATCTTGATTACCGTCTGCACGTGGACCAAATTACCAAAGGCTCGGCAGGCAGGGAAGCGGCACACATGCGCCATGTTATCCATTGGGCGGGGGATACGTCTTTCAAAAAGGCGGCGGATATTCGCCCAACGTTTCCCGAATATCTGCAATCGAATACCATCAGTGAACGCAAAAAGGAATTGTCACCCGTCTATATCAAAAAGGCGTTGGCTACGGCTCGAAATTTCTTTACGTGGCTCTCGGAGAATGAAGCCGGTTACAAGCACATCAAACAGGCATGGATTAAGAAGATCAAGGTCAGGCGGCTGGCTGAAATCCCACGAACTACGGAATACGTGACACTGGACGAAATTCTGACCATTGCCCGCCGTCCTTGCGCAAGCGCGCGGACGCGTCGCGCAAGGGCGGGGCTGGTCTTTCTGTTCCTGTCAGGGATGCGCATCGGGGCGTTTATTTCGCTCCCCCTGCGGGCTGTGGATATTCCCAATCGGACGATTTATCAATACCCAAGTCTCGGTGTCAGGACGAAAAACAACAAGCACGGCAAAACGTTTTTATTGGACATTCCCGAACTGCTCCAAGTCGTGCAGGAATGGGATAACGAAATCAGGGCTATTCTTCCCCCTGACGGGTTTTGGTTCGCTCATCTGTCACCCCAAACGGGCGAAATAGATCCAAGTATTACCGAGGCGGGAAATCATCGCTTTAATTTGGCGCGGCGTGATTTTCAAAAGTGGCTTGATCGTGAAGGGTTGCCTTATCACTCTCCCCATAAATTCAGGCATGGGCATATTCATTACGGGATGGGACACGCGAGAACTGCCGCAGACATGAAAGCGGTTAGTCTCAATGTAATGCACTCGGATATTAAAACAACGGATCAGTTTTATTCGTCCTTCGATGGGGAGGAACTTAAGCAACGTGTTACCGCACTCAATAAAAACGGCGGGAATGAAGATAAGCAGAATATCATCAAGGCTTTGGAGGATGCTCTAAGGCAATTGAAAGACGCTTAG
- a CDS encoding site-specific DNA-methyltransferase, with product MKDVKNLKFPEDFIDKFICGDVLNVMKQIPDGSIDLVVTSPPYNLKNSTGNGMKDGRGGKWANAALVKGYSHHNDNMPHHEYVAWQRECLSEMFRVISETGAIFYNHKWRVQAGLLQDRHDIVSGFPVRQIIIWRRKGGINFNPGYFLPTYEVIYLIAKKKFRLAPKANAHGDVWEFGQESDNLHPAPFPVQLIERIVSSTTANIILDPFMGSGTTAIAAKNYGRNFIGIDLSPDYCEMAKVRLSQQMRSCTDEKEVFSQKTIKAVQQKMNLED from the coding sequence ATGAAAGATGTAAAAAATCTCAAATTCCCAGAAGATTTCATAGATAAATTTATTTGTGGCGATGTACTTAATGTTATGAAGCAAATCCCAGATGGTAGCATTGACCTTGTTGTTACTTCGCCTCCATACAATCTGAAGAATTCTACAGGCAATGGTATGAAAGATGGGAGAGGGGGGAAATGGGCAAACGCCGCATTGGTAAAAGGTTATTCTCATCATAATGATAATATGCCGCATCATGAGTATGTGGCGTGGCAACGTGAATGTTTGTCAGAAATGTTTAGGGTAATATCTGAAACCGGAGCGATTTTTTATAACCACAAGTGGAGAGTGCAGGCTGGTTTGTTGCAGGATCGCCACGACATTGTGTCTGGGTTCCCTGTTAGGCAAATTATTATTTGGAGAAGAAAAGGCGGTATCAACTTCAACCCTGGGTATTTTTTGCCAACTTATGAAGTAATTTATTTGATTGCCAAAAAGAAATTTCGATTAGCACCTAAAGCTAATGCTCACGGTGATGTGTGGGAATTTGGTCAGGAAAGCGATAATTTGCACCCCGCACCTTTTCCCGTGCAATTGATTGAAAGGATTGTGAGTTCTACCACAGCCAATATTATCCTTGATCCATTTATGGGATCAGGTACTACGGCTATTGCTGCAAAGAATTATGGTAGAAATTTTATCGGAATAGATTTATCGCCTGATTATTGTGAAATGGCAAAGGTTCGTCTGAGCCAACAGATGCGTTCTTGCACCGATGAGAAAGAAGTATTTTCTCAAAAGACAATTAAAGCAGTTCAGCAAAAAATGAACTTAGAGGACTAA
- a CDS encoding isoprenyl transferase, which produces MTETPQPIPLEKIPQHVAMIMDGNGRWALQRGLPRLAGHKAGTENLRRVIRSTVEFGIKYLTIYAFSTENWGRPPEEVQGLMFILQDVIDRELSELDKEGVQLRHIGRLERLDPKIQQKVLKAIDLTKNNDRLVLNVAFNYGGRDEIVCAIQKIIRDGIPAEDVTDEMVNKYLFTAGVPDPDLIIRTSGELRVSNFLIWQAAYSEWYITPTYWPDFDKAEYRRALDAFAHRDRRYGKVSSGELQESNA; this is translated from the coding sequence ATGACAGAAACCCCACAACCTATTCCTCTTGAAAAGATCCCCCAGCATGTTGCCATGATCATGGACGGCAATGGACGTTGGGCGCTTCAACGCGGTTTGCCGCGCCTCGCCGGTCACAAGGCAGGGACCGAAAACCTGCGCCGCGTCATCCGTTCGACGGTTGAGTTCGGGATCAAATATCTCACCATCTATGCCTTTTCCACCGAAAATTGGGGGCGTCCGCCGGAGGAAGTACAGGGGTTGATGTTCATCTTGCAGGACGTGATCGACCGTGAATTGAGCGAACTGGACAAAGAAGGGGTGCAGTTGCGTCACATCGGGCGGCTGGAACGATTGGATCCGAAGATCCAGCAAAAGGTCCTGAAAGCGATCGATCTGACAAAGAACAATGACAGGCTCGTTCTGAACGTCGCGTTCAACTACGGCGGGCGCGATGAGATCGTCTGTGCCATCCAAAAGATCATTAGGGACGGCATCCCTGCCGAGGATGTGACCGACGAAATGGTCAATAAATATCTCTTCACGGCTGGTGTGCCCGACCCCGATCTGATTATCCGCACATCGGGCGAATTGCGCGTAAGCAACTTCTTGATCTGGCAAGCCGCCTACTCGGAGTGGTACATCACCCCCACCTATTGGCCCGATTTTGACAAGGCAGAATACCGCCGCGCGTTGGATGCGTTTGCCCACCGCGACAGGCGCTATGGAAAGGTATCTTCGGGGGAACTACAGGAATCTAATGCGTAA
- a CDS encoding sulfatase, with translation MKLFFPIRLRIFAAATLLLIASGCIMPFQKDERPNILIIVTDDQRYDTMEFMPQTQAAIFDQGVTFKHGFVTTPLCCPSRASILTGKYASNHGVINNDYELEEPTFIELMKKNGYYTGLVGKYLNSWKGDPRPEYDYWVSFQFGETRYYHPRLNVNGEWIRHQDEYVTYSLGNYVIEFLGKAARTNKPFILLYTPNAPHNPATPANEDLNLLADLPPHRPPSFDEPDIADKPEWMLRDGPLHPDIIKMIDEYRLNQLRTLASLDRAIDDIMQELDSLGMLDNTMIIFLSDNGAHWGEHRLFSKNTFYDEASRVPFAVRYPALVSEPHIDEQHVVASIDIAPTALDLAGIPIPETMDGLSLIRLLNGTSDWRDGVLIEGWPPRGTYTAVHTGNHVYAETLGDISEFYDLLNDPYQLQNLIQDPAYQSLINEHQELLRRLTGR, from the coding sequence ATGAAGCTCTTCTTTCCCATCCGCTTGCGGATATTCGCCGCCGCAACGCTGCTGCTGATCGCCAGCGGATGCATCATGCCATTTCAAAAAGATGAACGCCCGAACATCCTGATCATCGTCACCGACGATCAGCGCTACGACACCATGGAGTTCATGCCGCAAACTCAGGCGGCTATCTTCGACCAGGGCGTCACGTTCAAGCATGGATTTGTCACCACGCCGCTGTGTTGTCCCAGCCGAGCCAGCATCCTGACCGGAAAATATGCCAGCAACCACGGTGTCATCAACAATGATTATGAATTGGAAGAGCCGACTTTCATCGAATTAATGAAGAAAAACGGCTATTACACCGGGCTGGTGGGAAAATATCTCAATTCATGGAAGGGAGATCCGCGCCCTGAATATGACTACTGGGTATCCTTCCAGTTCGGAGAGACGAGGTACTACCATCCGCGCCTGAATGTGAATGGCGAGTGGATCCGTCATCAGGATGAATATGTCACCTACTCGCTGGGAAATTACGTGATCGAGTTTCTCGGAAAAGCCGCGAGGACGAACAAGCCTTTCATCCTGCTCTATACGCCCAATGCGCCTCACAATCCTGCCACACCTGCCAATGAAGATTTGAATTTATTAGCTGATCTGCCTCCTCACCGTCCGCCCAGCTTCGATGAACCGGATATTGCGGACAAACCGGAGTGGATGCTCAGGGATGGACCATTACATCCTGACATCATAAAAATGATCGACGAGTATCGGCTTAACCAACTCCGCACCCTGGCATCACTTGACCGTGCCATTGATGACATCATGCAGGAACTTGATAGCTTGGGAATGCTCGACAATACCATGATCATCTTTCTATCGGACAATGGCGCTCATTGGGGGGAACATAGATTGTTCTCAAAAAACACATTTTATGATGAAGCCAGCCGGGTCCCCTTCGCTGTCCGTTACCCTGCTCTGGTTTCCGAACCCCATATTGATGAACAACATGTGGTCGCCAGCATTGATATTGCCCCCACAGCATTGGACCTGGCGGGCATTCCCATCCCTGAAACCATGGACGGCTTGTCATTAATACGATTGCTCAACGGAACAAGCGACTGGCGGGACGGCGTGTTGATCGAAGGCTGGCCCCCCCGCGGAACCTACACCGCTGTCCACACCGGGAACCATGTTTACGCCGAAACCTTGGGAGACATATCCGAGTTCTATGACCTGCTCAATGATCCCTATCAATTGCAGAACCTGATCCAGGACCCAGCTTATCAATCCCTCATCAACGAACATCAGGAATTATTGCGGCGACTGACTGGACGTTAA
- a CDS encoding replication initiation factor domain-containing protein, whose product MFSVHWFALTIHQDFEKVKGIWAQFFALGLGVLVDKGHGARGYRQIAEALLGSKIYYDHVTAKEGKDHCHIEIPGSACEAVIPSVFPDLVQFLIENNIRFAIKRADFAFDGVPFSPQDFLDGLLSDNLVSLIKRNPALENDSIRVSQSPCALRKNGEVGTMTVYAGASSSQRMVRVYNKRGDTRLEFQLRDERAHAVCLDVFAQAWEDWEITVKAHLRQFIDFKLTDWWAVFVAVAHRADLKISSARRMSLTQTENWIERQVTVALSVIEDVKGKEEARLWLNGLTKKARRTRDRSRYASVLQLASN is encoded by the coding sequence ATGTTCTCGGTTCACTGGTTCGCTCTTACCATCCATCAGGATTTTGAAAAAGTCAAAGGGATTTGGGCTCAATTCTTCGCGCTCGGTCTCGGTGTGCTTGTGGATAAAGGTCACGGCGCAAGGGGTTACAGGCAGATTGCAGAGGCTTTGCTTGGCTCAAAAATCTATTATGACCATGTTACCGCTAAAGAAGGAAAAGACCATTGTCATATTGAAATTCCAGGGTCTGCATGTGAGGCGGTTATTCCTTCGGTCTTTCCCGATCTCGTCCAGTTCCTGATTGAAAATAATATCCGCTTTGCCATCAAACGGGCGGATTTCGCTTTCGATGGTGTTCCCTTCTCTCCCCAAGATTTCCTTGACGGTCTGCTCTCGGATAATCTCGTTTCGCTCATTAAGCGTAATCCAGCACTTGAAAATGACAGCATCCGCGTTTCCCAAAGTCCTTGCGCTCTGCGCAAAAATGGCGAAGTCGGGACAATGACAGTTTATGCGGGGGCTTCTTCTTCGCAGAGGATGGTCAGGGTCTATAACAAGCGCGGGGATACTCGTCTTGAATTTCAGTTACGGGATGAACGCGCTCATGCGGTTTGTTTGGATGTGTTCGCTCAGGCTTGGGAAGATTGGGAGATTACCGTCAAGGCGCATCTAAGGCAGTTTATTGATTTCAAACTTACCGATTGGTGGGCGGTCTTTGTTGCGGTTGCTCATCGGGCGGATTTGAAAATCTCATCTGCTCGGCGCATGTCGCTAACTCAAACGGAAAATTGGATAGAGCGTCAAGTTACTGTTGCTCTTTCCGTCATTGAAGATGTAAAAGGCAAAGAAGAAGCGCGGCTTTGGTTAAACGGTCTCACAAAGAAAGCGAGAAGAACGCGGGATAGGTCGCGCTATGCAAGCGTTCTGCAATTGGCAAGTAATTAA
- a CDS encoding VanW family protein produces MAFRRNPIRQSFAALMGGALLFLGIVTIWMVGYQLAYAGRIFPGVSVAGVDLSGLSPNEAALKLNQTLSYPITGKVLFRDGEQIWVASPVELGMVFDPSSSALAAYNYGRKGGLFNALSGQIGARGLGADVAPVVLFDQRVAYTYLQSIASQVNQPVLEASLRVEGTNVVAEQGRLGRALNLDATLIYLGAQLQTFRDGEVPLVIYETAPKLMDVSSQAETARRILSQPLTITIPNYRQGDPGPWSFDIPVLANMLAVQVVDNGGAAEMQVGLNPAALRNSLNDLKVLIDRNPENARFVFNDETGQIEPIAASSIGRTMDVEASITTINDTLLRGEHNVTLAVAEQLPAVVDTATGGQLGITQLVAEQTTYFYGSSAARIQNIVASANQFHGVLVAPGEVFSMGSILRDISLENGFAEALIIYGGRTIKGVGGGVCQVSTTLFRTVFFAGYPVIERHSHAYRVTYYEMDRSGSKDARLAGLDAAVFFPLVDFKFQNDTPHWLLMETYVNAAARTITWKFYSTSDGRNITWETTGPRNVVPPKAPIFEENPEMKEGEISQVDYAAEGADVTVNRTVWRNGQVYFTDSFQTHYQPWSAICQYGPGTEDPQRLARRNNLCQGGST; encoded by the coding sequence TTGGCTTTTCGTCGAAACCCGATCCGGCAAAGTTTTGCCGCTCTGATGGGCGGTGCCCTGCTATTTTTAGGGATCGTAACCATATGGATGGTTGGCTACCAACTGGCATATGCCGGGCGGATCTTCCCTGGTGTCTCCGTCGCGGGCGTGGACCTTTCCGGTCTTTCCCCGAACGAAGCTGCGCTGAAGTTGAACCAAACCCTTTCTTATCCGATCACGGGGAAAGTTCTGTTCCGTGACGGAGAGCAGATCTGGGTCGCTTCACCTGTGGAATTGGGCATGGTCTTTGATCCGTCGTCCAGTGCGCTGGCGGCGTACAACTACGGCCGCAAAGGCGGTTTGTTCAACGCGCTTTCCGGTCAGATCGGCGCACGCGGACTTGGCGCGGACGTGGCTCCTGTTGTGCTGTTCGATCAACGTGTGGCGTATACCTATCTGCAATCCATTGCTTCGCAAGTGAACCAACCGGTTCTGGAGGCAAGCCTGCGCGTGGAAGGGACGAATGTCGTTGCGGAGCAGGGGCGCCTCGGTCGTGCCCTCAATCTGGATGCGACCCTGATCTATCTTGGTGCGCAGCTACAAACTTTTCGCGACGGGGAAGTGCCGCTGGTCATTTACGAGACCGCGCCGAAACTCATGGATGTCTCCTCGCAGGCGGAAACTGCGCGCCGCATTCTCAGCCAGCCGCTGACCATCACCATTCCAAATTACCGTCAGGGTGATCCCGGTCCGTGGTCGTTTGACATTCCAGTCCTTGCCAATATGCTTGCTGTTCAGGTTGTGGATAATGGCGGTGCAGCGGAGATGCAAGTTGGGCTGAATCCTGCCGCTCTGCGCAATTCTCTGAACGATCTCAAAGTATTGATTGACCGCAACCCTGAAAACGCCCGCTTCGTCTTTAACGATGAAACGGGTCAGATCGAGCCGATTGCTGCCTCCAGCATTGGTCGCACCATGGACGTGGAAGCCAGCATTACAACTATCAATGATACGCTGTTGAGAGGCGAACATAACGTCACCCTTGCAGTTGCCGAACAGCTCCCAGCCGTCGTAGATACCGCCACTGGCGGGCAGTTGGGCATCACCCAACTCGTTGCCGAACAGACGACGTATTTCTACGGCTCCAGCGCGGCGCGCATTCAAAATATCGTCGCCTCCGCAAACCAGTTCCACGGAGTTCTGGTTGCTCCCGGAGAAGTGTTCTCCATGGGCAGCATTCTCAGGGACATCAGCCTCGAAAATGGATTTGCTGAGGCACTCATCATCTACGGCGGACGGACGATCAAAGGCGTGGGCGGAGGCGTGTGCCAAGTCAGCACCACGCTCTTCCGCACGGTATTCTTTGCCGGATATCCGGTCATCGAGCGGCATTCGCACGCCTACCGTGTGACCTACTACGAAATGGATCGCAGCGGATCGAAGGATGCGAGACTGGCAGGCTTGGACGCCGCTGTCTTCTTCCCGCTTGTGGATTTCAAATTCCAGAACGACACCCCGCACTGGCTGTTGATGGAGACCTACGTCAATGCGGCGGCGCGCACCATCACATGGAAATTCTATTCCACCTCCGACGGGCGCAATATCACCTGGGAAACCACAGGTCCCAGAAACGTGGTCCCGCCCAAAGCGCCGATCTTTGAAGAAAATCCGGAGATGAAAGAAGGCGAGATCAGCCAGGTGGATTACGCCGCTGAAGGCGCGGATGTTACCGTCAACCGCACGGTCTGGCGCAATGGACAAGTCTATTTCACGGACAGCTTCCAAACCCACTACCAGCCCTGGAGTGCCATCTGTCAATACGGTCCCGGAACGGAAGATCCGCAAAGGCTGGCAAGGCGAAACAACCTTTGTCAGGGCGGGAGCACCTGA
- a CDS encoding helix-turn-helix transcriptional regulator, protein MNDLIVSRIRAARSEKGLTQKDLADYLGKTQATISDLERGKVQVSASELYDIASYLNKPIEYFYGEEIGDKEIQDMIAVLRKTPPEHRRATLEITNMILQMQNISDDVSKYPSSDEIPIEKIQQFYNWFVPFAAAINEMSRTVNEIREGFDKELKLRAIQKPKELKGVKK, encoded by the coding sequence ATGAATGATTTGATTGTTTCTCGAATTAGAGCCGCACGAAGTGAAAAAGGTCTTACACAAAAAGACCTTGCTGATTATTTGGGGAAAACACAAGCTACTATTTCAGATTTGGAGAGGGGAAAAGTTCAAGTATCAGCGAGTGAACTTTACGATATTGCTAGTTATCTAAATAAACCTATTGAATATTTTTATGGTGAAGAAATTGGGGATAAAGAAATTCAAGATATGATAGCTGTCTTGCGTAAAACACCGCCTGAGCATAGACGAGCCACGTTAGAAATAACAAATATGATCTTGCAAATGCAAAATATTTCTGATGATGTTTCAAAATACCCATCAAGTGATGAAATTCCAATAGAGAAGATACAGCAATTCTATAATTGGTTTGTACCGTTTGCCGCGGCGATCAATGAAATGTCAAGAACTGTAAATGAAATACGTGAAGGATTTGATAAAGAATTAAAACTTAGGGCTATTCAGAAGCCGAAAGAGTTGAAAGGCGTAAAGAAATAA
- a CDS encoding MvaI/BcnI family restriction endonuclease, with the protein MKTYTKESLIDALIDIRNKGWILSARGGNAGSVGNTLEDLLGITENNLPIPNASEWEIKAQRRNTNSLITLFHMEPSPRAYRFVPSILLPNYGWSHQEAGNLYSDAEKSFRQTINARAYSDRGFTVKIDRVNRRVFIDFDVSKINMTIHNEWGKRFLDNKELSRLDPTPYWGFDDLFHKAGTKLHNCFYVSAQSRRINGREHFLYDEIYMLKGLSLEKFIDAIEAGSVYIDFDARTGHNHGTKFRLRPQSLIDLYDEVKKF; encoded by the coding sequence ATGAAAACTTACACGAAGGAAAGTTTAATAGATGCTTTAATTGATATAAGAAATAAAGGTTGGATACTATCCGCTCGGGGGGGAAATGCTGGAAGTGTTGGTAATACACTTGAAGATTTATTAGGAATTACTGAAAACAATTTGCCCATTCCTAATGCTTCGGAATGGGAGATAAAAGCACAGAGAAGGAATACAAATTCTTTAATTACTCTATTTCATATGGAGCCGTCACCGCGTGCGTATAGATTTGTTCCTTCAATATTACTCCCTAATTATGGATGGTCGCATCAAGAAGCAGGTAATTTATATTCAGATGCAGAAAAAAGTTTTCGTCAGACAATAAACGCAAGAGCATATAGTGATAGAGGGTTCACGGTGAAAATAGATCGTGTAAACAGAAGGGTTTTTATTGATTTTGATGTAAGTAAAATCAATATGACCATTCATAATGAATGGGGAAAGAGATTTCTTGATAACAAGGAGCTTTCACGCTTAGACCCTACTCCCTATTGGGGATTTGATGATTTGTTTCATAAAGCAGGAACTAAATTACACAACTGTTTTTATGTTTCAGCTCAATCGAGAAGGATAAATGGCAGGGAACATTTTTTGTATGATGAAATTTATATGCTTAAGGGATTAAGCCTTGAGAAATTTATTGATGCTATAGAAGCCGGATCAGTTTATATTGATTTTGATGCAAGAACGGGGCATAATCATGGAACCAAGTTTCGATTACGACCTCAGTCTCTCATTGATCTGTACGATGAAGTGAAAAAGTTTTGA
- a CDS encoding HEAT repeat domain-containing protein → MEELLADLTSGDDDRAEHAISALVELGTAVIPPLLDLTRSDDADLRWWAVRALAASPHTRTVDLIPFLSDSAPEVRAAAALALCAHPGEEAVKALVNSLADDDSLTAGLAGNALGKVGTPAVPSLLEVMNDAPTGVRILALRTLAEIRDHRAIPVMMKCLSNEDESAVIQYWAQQGLERLGLDMVYLQP, encoded by the coding sequence ATGGAAGAACTTCTCGCTGATCTGACCAGTGGGGACGACGACCGCGCAGAGCACGCAATCTCCGCCCTTGTTGAACTGGGAACGGCGGTCATCCCTCCGCTCTTGGATCTGACCCGCTCGGACGATGCAGACTTGCGCTGGTGGGCAGTACGTGCCCTCGCCGCTTCGCCTCACACCCGGACCGTTGACCTGATTCCCTTCCTCAGCGACTCTGCCCCCGAAGTGCGTGCCGCTGCCGCGCTTGCCCTGTGCGCCCATCCCGGCGAGGAGGCGGTCAAAGCGCTGGTCAACTCCCTCGCGGATGACGACTCGCTCACAGCAGGGTTGGCGGGAAACGCTCTGGGCAAGGTCGGGACTCCCGCAGTGCCGAGCCTGCTCGAGGTCATGAACGATGCGCCGACAGGCGTCCGAATTCTGGCGCTGCGCACACTGGCGGAGATCCGCGATCATCGCGCGATCCCTGTCATGATGAAATGTCTGAGCAATGAAGATGAGTCTGCTGTGATCCAATACTGGGCGCAGCAGGGATTGGAACGACTTGGGCTGGATATGGTATATCTTCAGCCCTGA
- the glpX gene encoding class II fructose-bisphosphatase, producing the protein MDVLGATPTRNLALELARVTEAAAMMAGRFMGRGDKEGADQAAVNAMRLVLGTVDMNGIIVIGEGEKDKAPMLFNGEIVGNGSKPDVDVAVDPIDGTRPLAFGRSNSLAMVAVAPRGTMFDPGPFVYMNKIAVGPRAKGKIDIEKSITENLHAIAKAKGKDVKDLTTIILDRPRHEAMIAEIRRAGARIRSIPDGDVAAALMTARSDSGVDVLFGVGGTPEGVITACALRAMGGEIQGKLYARDEDELRRGREAGFDFDKVLTMDDLVSSEDVFFATTGITDGELLKGVRYYGDHITTDTLVVRGLTGTVRQITATHTTDKLDNLSAIRY; encoded by the coding sequence ATGGACGTACTTGGCGCAACACCCACACGCAACCTCGCGCTTGAACTGGCGCGGGTGACCGAAGCGGCGGCAATGATGGCAGGTCGCTTCATGGGACGAGGCGATAAAGAAGGGGCGGATCAGGCTGCGGTGAATGCGATGCGGCTCGTCCTCGGTACAGTGGACATGAACGGGATCATCGTCATTGGTGAAGGGGAGAAGGATAAAGCCCCGATGTTGTTCAATGGCGAGATCGTGGGCAACGGCTCAAAACCGGACGTGGATGTTGCCGTGGACCCCATTGACGGGACCCGCCCTCTGGCGTTTGGACGCTCCAATTCGCTGGCGATGGTGGCGGTTGCCCCGCGCGGGACGATGTTCGATCCCGGTCCTTTTGTTTATATGAACAAGATCGCAGTGGGACCGCGGGCAAAGGGAAAGATCGATATCGAAAAATCGATCACTGAAAACCTGCATGCCATTGCAAAGGCAAAAGGCAAGGATGTGAAGGATCTGACGACGATCATCCTTGACCGCCCGCGCCATGAAGCGATGATCGCCGAGATCCGCAGGGCGGGTGCGCGTATCCGCTCGATCCCGGACGGGGATGTTGCTGCAGCGTTGATGACAGCGCGCTCCGATTCGGGCGTGGATGTGTTGTTCGGTGTTGGCGGGACTCCCGAAGGCGTCATTACCGCTTGCGCGCTGCGCGCCATGGGCGGTGAGATTCAGGGCAAGTTATACGCGCGTGACGAGGACGAACTTCGGCGCGGGCGCGAGGCGGGCTTTGATTTCGACAAAGTGTTGACCATGGATGACCTAGTCTCATCCGAGGATGTCTTTTTTGCCACCACGGGCATCACGGATGGGGAACTGCTCAAGGGCGTCCGGTATTACGGCGATCACATTACGACGGATACGCTGGTGGTGCGCGGCTTGACGGGAACTGTCCGCCAGATCACTGCTACGCACACAACCGATAAACTTGATAATTTGAGCGCAATCCGGTATTAA
- a CDS encoding phosphatidate cytidylyltransferase: MRKRVFTALGLAAVGLPAIIFGGIFYYLLMGTFLIGAAWEYVHLFRAVKFEANMAVTLGGVAAVTVARMFFPQYAQPIFAAIILLAMTVHLVQYERGRDQSALDFGVTVGGIVYIGWIGSYLLDLRNLPDGGWWFMLVMFCVWSGDSGAYSIGRAYGKHKMAPRLSPKKSWEGYAASVFTGAVTGGFYVYVFTTFGNLTSDITILQGAIMGLLLGSIPPLGDLGESMIKRQSGIKDSSDIIPGHGGFFDRIDSWLWGAVIGYYYLTWFIL; the protein is encoded by the coding sequence ATGCGTAAAAGAGTTTTCACAGCACTCGGATTAGCAGCAGTAGGATTGCCCGCCATCATATTTGGCGGCATCTTTTATTATTTATTGATGGGTACGTTCCTGATCGGTGCGGCGTGGGAATATGTGCATTTATTCCGGGCGGTGAAGTTCGAAGCGAACATGGCTGTCACTTTGGGCGGCGTGGCGGCAGTCACTGTGGCTCGTATGTTCTTCCCGCAGTATGCACAGCCCATATTTGCCGCCATCATTCTTTTGGCGATGACGGTTCATCTAGTCCAATACGAGCGCGGACGTGACCAATCCGCGCTTGATTTTGGGGTGACTGTCGGCGGCATCGTATATATCGGCTGGATCGGCTCGTACCTGCTTGACCTCCGCAACCTGCCTGATGGCGGCTGGTGGTTCATGCTCGTGATGTTCTGCGTCTGGTCGGGGGATTCAGGCGCCTACTCGATCGGCAGGGCATACGGAAAACACAAGATGGCGCCCCGCCTCAGCCCCAAGAAAAGCTGGGAGGGCTACGCAGCCAGTGTCTTCACTGGAGCCGTTACCGGCGGTTTTTATGTCTACGTCTTTACCACATTTGGCAACCTGACGAGCGATATCACGATATTGCAGGGGGCGATCATGGGTTTGTTGTTGGGTTCCATCCCTCCGCTGGGCGATCTCGGCGAGAGCATGATCAAACGCCAGTCTGGCATCAAGGATTCAAGCGACATCATCCCCGGTCACGGCGGTTTCTTTGACCGCATCGACTCGTGGTTGTGGGGGGCTGTGATCGGCTACTATTATCTGACCTGGTTCATTCTATAA